TGAAAATCTGTCTCTGCATGTTTATAACTGGACCTGCGTACACGAAAAGAGTTTCCTTTTGATCATTAATTCAGAGTGGAAAATGTGACATGATTTCAAGTACTTGTAAGCAGTAATTAACAGGATCAAGAagcactttacatttttaaaatgtttcttaatcaTCTTAATATTGAATCTCAATGACCTGTTTTCTGGGAGAAAACATGAAAGGAAACCTTTGGTTTGTAGAGAAAAAAAGATCTGTTATTGTAAATTGGCAGATGTGAGGAGCATTGGGTTTCATCTTAGTGATATAACACTGGCTTGTTTGGTGCTCTCACAGGACCCTGTTGTGTCTTAAAATATCCTGAGTAAAACTTTTACTGCAAAACCTGCATCACCTAAAGGCATCCTGTCCTGATGTTTATCATTAAGCACATGTCTAGTTAAAAGTAAATGAGTTAATCCTTAAGTGTGTACTAGGTCTCAGCAAATTTCAGAATTGGAAGACTTTCTTTCTATAAAGTTGGAATTCAATTATAGATGAACCAGCCTTAGATGAATCAACTCTGATTTGATCTAAACTTTTACCACTTTTACCACTGCATTTACATTGTAATTAGCCCTGAATTAGTGTATTAATAAAATGGGTTTCAATAAAATGGCTAATAATATCTGAAATACAATAATAACTGTACAAACGGTTTTATGTATATGTAAAGCAATGAAAAGAAGACACAACTCACGATACTTTTACGACAGTGTCGGTGGCGGTAACCATAACAACAAGTAGATAACGTTTTCCGACAGAAAATGGCGACTTACGCATGAGGACGTGAAGTAAGCAAGAAGTGCTCGGCAATGACATTTAAGTCATTACTTATGTTATATTATTAGGCTTCGTTTCACTCCTGTTTTGGATTTAATGTTTGTGCCGTCTCGGTAAGAGGCATTATTGAAAAGCGATGAGTGGACCTGTGATTCAAGAGAAGGTTGCTAAACTGTTAAGCAGACAGAATGGAAAACCTGTTCTGAGACCCATCAAACCTCTGGCGCTGAAGAACGAGGTCGCCAGCCGCAGCCTAAGGAAGGGAGGTCAGgaagtattcatttaaaaacaatgtaaatgtatgtgtacaaaaccTGTTCGCTGGCGGTTAATTTCTTGGGCTCTTCTACTGGCCTGCTTTAGATCGAAACGATTACAGAAATTACCTTTCTTCACTATTTCGCTGTTCATTATGTATTcgatttgtttaataaattagatattttatgcacatttttgaaatattacgtataacatttgtttaaatacagCGTAACTGCTTCTCTGTTTAGCCTTTAAAAGCCGTacgtttaaaatattaatacttatTTAAACGGACTAGTTTAATGAACCTTTATATGGAATATAAAATAAGATCTAGACAATATCTgtttcatatttgatacatcaggcttttgtgGCCCAAGTAGTATGATAAAGTAAAACTGTAGCACATTCGAGAATGGGAAAAATACCTTTTTATTCAAAGCTCTAAACCAACCAAGTACATATAATCTGATGTAGTTGTTATCATTTATATGGCCAGATTTACATCGAACTACAATTTTAATGTCAACTAAAGTCGTAATTCAGTttgaataaactattttttttaggCATGAAGATACATTAAGCGCTTATACATTCATTTAAAGTACTGTGATGCCACTCAGTCTTCAATTTAAAAGTTACTGATTGGCTAAACTAAAATTATATGCATGCACTAATTTTTGCTTTTCTAAATGGGACTGGAAATACGTGAAAACGTGAATACAAGTGATTTGCTTTTTAAGGCAACATCGAAAGCCAgctgtaatgcattattttgctAAACCCTTGAAACACACACTCTTTGTTACAGAGGCCACCTGTGTAACTGAAATGTCATTACTTATGGCTTGCTGGAAACAGAATGACTTCAACAACTCGGTCTGCTCTAAAGAAGTCTCAGCCTTCTACACATGTGTTGAAAAGGTAAATTAGGAAATCTTCTGTAAAACATCCTACTCGAGCTGACAGCAATTTAACATGGTTTTGATAATTACATGGGAATGGGTAATTAGGATAAACAACCAGATTTTCTCAGCAATTTCCTTATTATGGAAAACACACTTCCCATTTGCAATGCAGTTTCCTGTTAgagctttcttctttttttccaccTCCCTCATCTGTTGTTTCCGTGTTTATGGCATCCTCACGCATCTAGTGAGATCAAGTTTCTATTCGCATCTCCCTCTAAAGCTTGAAAGCTAGTTGACTTGTATTAAAGAGTTGAATTAGAATAAAGtgcatgcaatatttatttgatttaacatTGTTTCCTTATTTCACTTGTTGCAGGCGCAGATCAAGGCCAAAGGAAAGCAGGGACCGCAGGGTCGACTTTTGCCTAAAGAAGCCAACACCTTATTAAAACGATTTCCCAACATGAGCAGTGAGATCTAGGACCAGTAATGCAGATTAGTCAAAGAGTGGACACTTTTATAATCTGAGGACTTTAGTCTGAGTGTATGACTGGGCCAGGCAGTTGAAGAGAACGGGTGTggaaaggtttttgttttttgttttttaaatgcaatgaagCTGTCACTGGGGCTCAATCTCTGCCAAAAGGACATCAGCGGGTGCTCACAAAGCAAATGAATTGCATTCGTAAGGTTTTGTATTAAGGCACTTTTGGTGATTACTACATTACTGCACTCCTGCAGGTCATCTCATCAGAGCAgtacaaagaaacaaacactggTTCCttcacacttaaagggatagttaaccctaaaatgaaaatctgtcacCCTTTACTCATCttcatttcttcttttgtgttcaacagatgaaatgggtcatacaggtttgtaatgacataagggtgagtaaatgatgatagattttcatttttggttgaaagtGTCCCATTTTGTAATTGGAGTTATTGATGTTTGACAAAACCATTGTTACTTCTCATATAACCTGAATGTTATTATATTGGTTTTTTTTGGTACTACTTTTTGAAATCTCCCCTGCATAATTGAGCTGTGATCTGTAAAACccagcagtttatttattttacaaattttcttCCTGTTTGGTGCTGTGTCCACAATATAATTAGTCTCAGCCATTTTCAATTATCAGAAAACGGAGATCAAGGGAGAAGTACTCCGTGCTGGATCACATTACATGCCAGAACACAGTGTATTGAATTTGACCACAAGAGCTCGGCGATGAAGATATAAATAACtcattattaaacatattaactTACAAGCAATTCACTTTCTGTGCAGATGTAATTTATCACGGTTTGTTTGATTGGTATGAAATGTTGTTAAACATTGCGACCATGAATTAGTTCGGTTCCCTTAACCTTGGCCATCCTGTGATAACACAGCCCACCATTTCCTTAGGCTGATTATCAAGAGTTGTGGGAAGCATAATGTGTTTAGACCCCAAAGGAAATGCTGTCTGCTGTAAGTCTAAACTTTGCTCAATCACATTGTAATGTTGCACAGTTGTCAACatcacaaacttaaaaaaagaaaaggaaaaaaaaaaagaataaagtaaCAATGAACAGCCAAAATAGTTTAGGATAATACTAAAAAAAGCTACAGCAATGAATGCAGAAAGGTGCAACCATGCCAAATGCCTTCCAGATTGAATCTAAAATACTTTATGGTGACTGCAGTGATGACCTTTGACATCAACCTGTAATATTTACTAGGCATTTGATGTTATATACAGTAAGCCGTTCCAGTCTCCAGTTCCTCAAGTATGTATATACCAGATTAACACCCCAGAAGAGAGTGTGGATGAATGCCAAGCAATGCAGCCACACCTCTGGGCATCAGATAAGAGAAAAGCAAACtattatcatttgtttttatagCTCCTTGATGCCTGATAAAACATGGTTGTTTTGATAAAATCcacaaattcttacattttaagtATGACGTAAGCTTTGTGAATGACTTAAAGAGCAAATCCATCTCTTAGCAAGATTAGAAAAACTTTATTTCTCTTAATGTGTGAAAACCAACTCCGTTTTAGATACAAATACACTGATACTATAGATATATTAATTTAAGTATAGGAGAATTATGTTTATCATATGAATAATGTGTAGTTGTGCTCCGGTTGAAAGGAGTCTTTGatcttttattaaattatgagt
The Carassius auratus strain Wakin chromosome 38, ASM336829v1, whole genome shotgun sequence genome window above contains:
- the chchd1 gene encoding small ribosomal subunit protein mS37, which codes for MSGPVIQEKVAKLLSRQNGKPVLRPIKPLALKNEVASRSLRKGEATCVTEMSLLMACWKQNDFNNSVCSKEVSAFYTCVEKAQIKAKGKQGPQGRLLPKEANTLLKRFPNMSSEI